A single Saccopteryx bilineata isolate mSacBil1 chromosome 7, mSacBil1_pri_phased_curated, whole genome shotgun sequence DNA region contains:
- the ZDHHC6 gene encoding palmitoyltransferase ZDHHC6, which yields MGTFCSIIKFENLQELKRLCHWGPIIALGVIAVCSTMAMIDSVLWYWPLHTAGGSVNFIMLINWTVMILYNYFNAMFVGPGFVPLGWKPENSQDSMYLQYCQVCQAYKAPRSHHCRKCNRCVMKMDHHCPWINNCCGYQNHASFTLFLFLAPLGCIHAAFIFVMTMYTQLYNRLSFGWNTVKIDMSAARRDPLPVVPFGLAAFAATLFALGLALGTTIAVGMLFFIQMKIILRNQTSIESWIEEKAKDRIQYYQLDEVFVFPYDMGSRWKNFKQVFTWSGVPEGDGLEWPVREDCHPYSLTIEQLKQKADKRVRSVRYKVVEDYSGACCPLSKGIKTFFTSPCTEEPRIRLQKGEFILATRGLRYWLYGDKILDDSFIEGASRRRGWFPRNCVERCPCDAEPDPAPEGEKKHR from the exons ATGGGTACATTCTGCTCAATCATCAAGTTTGAAAATCTCCAAGAGTTAAAGAGACTGTGTCACTGGGGTCCCATTATAGCCCTGGGCGTTATAGCAGTATGTTCCACGATGGCCATGATTGACTCTGTGTTGTGGTATTGGCCCTTACATACAGCTGGAGGAAGTGTGAATTTCATCATGTTGATAAATTGGACTGTCATGATTCTTTATAATTACTTCAACGCCATGTTTGTTGGTCCTGGCTTTGTCCCTCTAGGGTGGAAACCG GAGAATTCTCAGGATAGCATGTACCTCCAGTATTGTCAAGTCTGCCAAGCGTACAAGGCACCACGGTCACATCACTGTCGCAAGTGTAACAG GTGTGTGATGAAGATGGACCATCACTGTCCTTGGATCAACAATTGTTGTGGATACCAAAATCATGCTTCGTTCACACTGTTTCTCTTTTTGGCACCGTTGGGTTGTATTCACGCTGCCTTTATTTTTGTTATGACGATGTACACTCAGCTTTATAACCGG CTGTCCTTCGGGTGGAACACGGTGAAGATCGACATGAGTGCAGCCCGGAGGGACCCTCTTCCAGTCGTTCCATTTGGATTAGCTGCGTTTGCTGCCACCTTGTTTGCCTTGGGCTTAGCTTTAGGAACCACTATAGCCGTTGGGATGCTGTTTTTCATCCAG ATGAAAATCATTCTCAGAAACCAAACTTCCATTGAATCATGGATTGAAGAAAag GCTAAAGATCGAATTCAGTATTATCAACTAGATGAagtctttgtttttccttatgACATGGGAAGTCGATGGAAGAACTTTAAACAGGTGTTTACCTGGTCAGGGGTCCCGGAAGGAGACGGACTGGAGTGGCCAGTAAGAGAAGACTGTCACCCGTACAGCTTAACA ATAGAACAGTTGAAACAAAAAGCAGATAAAAGAGTAAGAAGT GTTCGCTATAAAGTGGTGGAAGATTACAGCGGTGCCTGCTGCCCTTTGAGTAAAGGAATCAAAACCTTCTTCACAAGCCCCTGCACGGAAGAGCCTCGAATAAGGCTGCAGAAAGGGGAGTTCATTTTAGCTACGAGAGGGTTGCG ATACTGGTTGTATGGAGACAAAATTCTTGACGATTCCTTTATAGAAG GCGCGTCCAGAAGAAGAGGCTGGTTCCCTAGAAACTGCGTGGAGAGGTGTCCCTGTGACGCGGAGCCAGACCCGGCCCCGGAGGGCGAGAAGAAACATAGATAG